The following is a genomic window from Collimonas fungivorans Ter331.
GAATTGTTCGCTTACCAGCTGTCGGGCATCACGCCAGACATCATGACCCTCGGCAAGGGCATAGGCGGCGGTGTGCCACTGGCGGCGCTGCTGGCGCGGGAAGAGATCGCCTGCTTCGAAGCTGGCGACCAGGGCGGCACTTACAACGGCAATCCTTTGATGACAGCGGTCGGCGTTGCGGTGATCAACACCTTGCTGGCGCCGGGTTTCCTGCAGTCGGTCAAAGACAAGGGTGCTTACCTGAGCAGCGAATTGTTGAAACTTACCGCGAAACACGGACTCGAAGGCGAGCGCGGCGAAGGTTTGCTGCGGGCGCTGAAACTGGGCAGCGACATCGGCCCGCAGATCGTCGATATCGCGCGCGACCTGAATCCGGTCGGCCTGTTGCTGAATTCGCCGCGGCCAAACCTGCTGCGTTTCATGCCTTCGCTGAATGTGACGATTGCAGAAATCGACCAGATGATCGCGATGCTGTCGGACGTGATCAGCCAGCTCAAGAAGCAAGATTGAATAAAGGTAAGTGCTTGATGACGATCAGAAATCTCTTTATCTGTTGCCTGGCTTTGTTGCTGGCGGCCTGCGGCGGCACCGGTTCGGTCCGTCCGGGCTCTGAGGACAATACGCCGGTCAGCGACAAGGGCAACGACATCGTCATCTATTCGCTGGGCCTGATCGACACCAACTACCGTTTCGGCGGCAAGAATCCGGAAGCCGGGCTCGATTGCAGCGGCATGGTCAGTTACGTGTACAGGCAGGCGGCGGGCCTCAAGGTCACCGGCAGTGCGGCAGACATTGCGCGCCAGGGGCGGTCCATCTCCAAGGCTGAACTGCGCCCCGGCGACCTGGTTTTTTTCAATACCATGCACCGCGCGTTTTCGCATGTCGGCATCTACATCGGCGATGGCCGCTTCATCAATGCCCCTTCGACCAACGGCAAGGTGCGCATCGACCGTCTCGACAACAGCTATTACGCGGCGCGCTTTGAAGCGGTGCGCAGATATTTCGACTGATTGGGTTTAGCTGCCAATAATAAAAACGCCGCTCCGATGCAAACCGGAGCGGCGTTTTTTTGTAGGGTGGGCAGGCTTTCCTGCCCACGCTGAATGTTGATAGACCGCACCAGCAAAATTTGCGATCCGCGTGGGCACGGGGTGCCCACCCTACCACCTGCTTATTTTTTCTTTGGAATGAACAGGTCAGTAATCGTACCCAGGCCCATCTCCGCCGCAAACATCGGCGTCTCCGACAAGGTCGGATGCGCATGGATGGTCAGCGCCAGATCTTCCAGGTCGGCGCCCATTTCCATCGCCAGCACGGTTTCCGCCAGCAGCTCGCCGGCATTCACGCCGACAATGCCGGCGCCGATGATGCGCTTGGTGCTAGGATCCCACAACAGCTTGGTCATGCCGTCGTCGCGCCCCATCGCCAGCGCACGGCCGCTTGCCGCCCACGGGAAATTGGCTTTTTCGAAAGGAATACCCTTGGCCTTGGCTTCGGTTTCAGTCAAACCCATCCACGCGATTTCCGGATCAGTGTAGGCCACCGAAGGAATCGTCATGGCGTCGAACTCGA
Proteins encoded in this region:
- a CDS encoding C40 family peptidase; this encodes MTIRNLFICCLALLLAACGGTGSVRPGSEDNTPVSDKGNDIVIYSLGLIDTNYRFGGKNPEAGLDCSGMVSYVYRQAAGLKVTGSAADIARQGRSISKAELRPGDLVFFNTMHRAFSHVGIYIGDGRFINAPSTNGKVRIDRLDNSYYAARFEAVRRYFD